A stretch of DNA from Peromyscus eremicus chromosome 18, PerEre_H2_v1, whole genome shotgun sequence:
GTGCTCAAACAGAGAGGACAGGTCAGCTCTTGTTCACTGAGACACTTAGGTACAACCTTAATCTGAGGCTTCACCTTAACATATAAGGGAACCAGTGATGTAGAGTATATCCCTGAGAGGATAGCCAGGAAGACTTCCTGTTCTCCAATCTTCTCTCTTGGCAGAGTGATGATGAAATCAAGATAGGGGAACAACGGGTCACCATTAGCATCCAGGCTCAACTGGGAACCCCTGTTACTGTAATCCAAAGACAGCTTCTTCTTCCTAAGGTGTTTAATTCTGCTATGCTCCAAGAAACCCTGCATGTTGTGGAAAGTGCATGAGCAATACAGGCACCCCAAGCCATGTGTGAGTAAGTGGCACATTAGCTCCTCCTCTGAGACTAGGCATTTGCAGGAGAGGCAACGCATGGCCTTCTCCCTTGTCCACTTAAGAAACGGTGCACACACTGCCAGCTTTACTGGTTCAAGTTTCTCACTGGAGTTGGACTCACTTTGTTTGTGAGCCACTTCCATGTGAGCCTGGTAGACATTCAATGGGAAGAATACATTGCAAACTGGGCAGGTTTTCCACTGCTTGCCCTGTCTGACAACCACATTCATATCCACCTCAGATGAAGAGATCTGAACAAATATGCCCTGGTCTGCAGTGTCTACCAGCCCTCGTGAGGACAAGCTGGGTAGAGCATTAGACATCTGTGGACCCACACTAGGGGATGGGAATTGGTTGGGCACCTGGGATGGAGTGACAGTCACCAGGTCAGCACTCTGAGAAATAGGTAGAGTGACAGACATTGGATCCAGCATGTAAAGGGGTCTCCCATTAACCTGTGTCCCTGTTGGAAGGAGCTTCTTGAACGCAGAGCCTGACTTGAGGAACATGTTGTTCTGTGAAGTTTCAGCTCTCACTGACTGGTTCACCTGCAGGATGCCAGTGTCAACAGACTGATTGAGCTGAAGCACACTGGGTCTAACTGGTGGACCTGAAGGAAGGACTCCTGATGTAACAGGATGACCAAGCAGAGGAATACCAGAGCTCACACCCTGGTTCACAGGGACATCTGAGATCACCAGCTGTTTGGGGGACAGCAACCCAGATACCACTTGATCTGCAGGGAGAACCCTAAAGGATACTGTCTGACAAGAAGGGAGAACCTGTGATGAGACTGTCTGGCCTACATAGAGAACACTGGACTGGACTGCTTGACCAGTGGGAAGGGCCTCAGAAGCTGCTGTCtgtgcaggaatcacagaagCAGGGGTTATCTGACCTTCAGGAAGGACTGCCAATGAGACCACCTGGCCCACAGAAATTGTTCCTGGTGATGTGGTCTGCAGAACCCCAGGACTGACAGAAAGACCAGAAGATAGGGGACCAGGCCTGATCAGTCTGCTTGTGGGCTCTACTGGCCTGCTTGTAGACCCCACTGATCTGACTGAAGGTCTTGCTAGTCGACTTGCAGATTTCATGGGCTGTGTCAGGCGTAAAATCTCAAGTTGGATGGCTTGACTCATTGGGACATTGCTCATTCCAACAGACTTATTCACAGGCCCAAGTGGCTGACTCATGGGTAGTGCAGTAGTGTCTACAGGCTTATTAGATGAAGCCCTGCCTGAGAAAAAGACAGTTGAGTGAGCTGAAGGCTTCTGTGTGAGGCTGATCTGGCCCACTGGTAGAGGGCTGGAGACAAAAGCCATGTCGGACTGGACAGCAGCAGATTGAGAATGGGTATGGCTCCAGGAAGGACCTGGGACCCCCACTGGTGGCTGTACATGGGCAGAGGTCACAGGCTGTACCATGGCTGAACTTGGAGTATTCTGTGACAAGGCAAGGTGGGACCAAGGTGGCTTTGCTGGAGCAGCTGTATGTGGAACACTGCTGTTTGGTGGCCTGGACAAGCCTGCCTGTGACTTTGGAGCAATGGGCATTTGCTTCAGAAGCCCAGTCCTCTTGTTGTGTTCTGAAATCACAGACCTCAACTTATTCTCCAAATCCTTGTGAACATCTGATGTCAAAATATGGGACATCAGATCATCCTGGCTGCACATACTGGCACTACACTTTTTACAATAGTATCTTTCaggtggtagagtgtttgtcacAGAAAGAGTATCACTGGCTTttggctgctgctgttcttcctTAGGTTGAAAGCCAATGTAGGCATTAAGTAAGGAGTGAAAATGGGTGACCAGCACATGCTTCTTCATGCTACAGAAGGAAGTATTgtaaaagttacattttaaacacgtaaaatgttttatataaccCTTCAATGACTTCCCATTGCCTGGAACTTTCTCCTTGGGGCTGTGAACTTTCCCAGCTGGCTCATGGAATAACCAGAAGTGCGTGCTCACCACATTAGGCCGTGAAGCAAATGAACAATCTGGGCACTGGATCTGCAGCTCTTGGTCTGCCTCATCTTCATGGCAACGATGCAAATGGTTTTTGAGAGAAGCAAGCACATCTGCTGAGTATGTGCAAAGGCTGCAGCAGTATGGCTTGAGTCggtatctcattttctttatcaaatgTCCCCTTGGAGCAACATCTGGCCAGGATGTATTATAAAAGTACCTGTCTCCTGGGCCAAAGCCTTCAAGGTCCCTCGACAGTTCTTTGCAGTCGTCAAGTCCAACCTTCAGAAGCATGCTCTTCACCCACGGCCGCATAGTTCTGATGCAGTCCAGATTTTCCACAGGAACTTGAAACATTTTTGAAAGGTTCTGCCCTGCAATAAGGGAGCCTCTGCCTCAGTGCCACAGCTCTCCACCTCAGAGGTGGGAACCTGGCCTGTACCCGCCTCCTACTGCCTCCCCCACCATGCCCTCCAGCAACACAGTGGCGTCCTGCGCAACCTTCCCCGGCCTCCAGTCACACACTGACCTCCAGTCACACACCGTCCTCCGGTCACACACTGGGCTCCTGCTCGCCCTTCCCCGGCCTCCAGTCACACACTGACTTCTGGTCACACACTAACTTCCGGTCACACACTGACATCGAGCCCATGACCTTCCCTAGCCTCCAGACACACACTGACTTCCAGTCACACACAGGCCTCGGGTCACACACCGGCCTCCAGTCACACACTGAATTCCGGTCGCACGCTGTCACACACCGGCCTCTGGTCACACACCGGCCTCCAGTCACACACTGACTTCCGGTCACACACTAACCTCCAGTCACACACTGACTTCCGGTCACACACCGGCCTCCAGTCACACACTGACTTCCGGTCACACACTGACCTCCAGTCACACACTGACTTCCGGTCACACCCCGGCCTCTAGTCACACACTGACTTCCGGTCACACGCGGTCACACCCCGCCTCGGTCACACACTGACTTCCGGTCACACGCAGTCACACACTGACTTGCGGTCACACGCGGTCACACACTGACTTCCGGTCACACACTGACTTGCGGTCACACCCCGGCCTCGGTCACACTCTGACTTCCGGTCACACGCGGTCACACGCGGTCACACCCCGGCCTCGGTCACACACTGACTTCCGGTCACACCCCAGCCTCGGTCACACACTGACTTCCAGTCACACACTGGCCTCCAGTCACACACTGACTTCCAGTCACACCCCGGCCTCGGTCACACACTGACTTGCGGTCACACGCGGTCACACACTGACTTCCGGTCACACACTGACTTGCGGTCACACCCCGTCACACACTGACTTGCGGTCACACGCGGTCACACCCCGGCCCCGCACCCCGGACCCCAAGTCCTCACTTACACGCGGAGGCCCTCAGCCCTCCTCAGCCCTCCTCAGCCCGCGCTCGGAGCCGCTCCCCACCACTCCGTCCTCCCGCACAGACGCGAGAAAATGGCGCCCAAATGCCTCAGGAAGTGACGTCTCCTCATTTGCATACACGCACCAGGCAGCCAATGGCATGAGGAGTGCTTCAGGGGGGGGGGGCCCTGGGCCTCGGCTCCTCCCCTTCCGCTCTCGCCCTTCTTCCAGCTGGCCGCTATGGCGCCCCGCGGTCCTAGTGCCGCCCCCTGGCACGTGCTTCGCTCCTCAAGGGCGCGATGCAGAGCTCAGATGCGCGTTTGCACAGCCTGAGCCACCCCGGGCCCTCGATAGAGTCAGTCCAGGACCgcaggaagagagaagatgaGTGTTCCAGCCTTAGGCCGTCCGCTTGACAAGGCTCTAGAATGAGAAGACCGAGCTGGTTAGCTTGGCCAGAGGGTAGAGCCCGTGTGCACCGGCTAGAGGACGGTACGAATGGGCAGGGCCCGgttgggagatggggaggagaagcagcagcGTGTACCCACTCTCTTCACAAGCGAACGTCGATTATGGCAAGGGAGACAAGAAGTCACACTGGGGTGGTGACACGTGCCTCTGAACCCATCATTCAGGGAGCTGAATCCGGAGGACCGCaggaagtttgaagccagcctgcactacatggCAAGATCTTTTTcaaaaatggga
This window harbors:
- the LOC131894882 gene encoding activity-dependent neuroprotector homeobox protein 2-like, which produces MFQVPVENLDCIRTMRPWVKSMLLKVGLDDCKELSRDLEGFGPGDRYFYNTSWPDVAPRGHLIKKMRYRLKPYCCSLCTYSADVLASLKNHLHRCHEDEADQELQIQCPDCSFASRPNVVSTHFWLFHEPAGKVHSPKEKVPGNGKSLKGYIKHFTCLKCNFYNTSFCSMKKHVLVTHFHSLLNAYIGFQPKEEQQQPKASDTLSVTNTLPPERYYCKKCSASMCSQDDLMSHILTSDVHKDLENKLRSVISEHNKRTGLLKQMPIAPKSQAGLSRPPNSSVPHTAAPAKPPWSHLALSQNTPSSAMVQPVTSAHVQPPVGVPGPSWSHTHSQSAAVQSDMAFVSSPLPVGQISLTQKPSAHSTVFFSGRASSNKPVDTTALPMSQPLGPVNKSVGMSNVPMSQAIQLEILRLTQPMKSASRLARPSVRSVGSTSRPVEPTSRLIRPGPLSSGLSVSPGVLQTTSPGTISVGQVVSLAVLPEGQITPASVIPAQTAASEALPTGQAVQSSVLYVGQTVSSQVLPSCQTVSFRVLPADQVVSGLLSPKQLVISDVPVNQGVSSGIPLLGHPVTSGVLPSGPPVRPSVLQLNQSVDTGILQVNQSVRAETSQNNMFLKSGSAFKKLLPTGTQVNGRPLYMLDPMSVTLPISQSADLVTVTPSQVPNQFPSPSVGPQMSNALPSLSSRGLVDTADQGIFVQISSSEVDMNVVVRQGKQWKTCPVCNVFFPLNVYQAHMEVAHKQSESNSSEKLEPVKLAVCAPFLKWTREKAMRCLSCKCLVSEEELMCHLLTHGLGCLYCSCTFHNMQGFLEHSRIKHLRKKKLSLDYSNRGSQLSLDANGDPLFPYLDFIITLPREKIGEQEVFLAILSGIYSTSLVPLYVKVKPQIKVVPKCLSEQELTCPLCLSTFMIANVYMLHLKDRHHIMPMADTVLSSPAFKCVHCGGVYPGSLTMAAITRHLLHCERAPKNNSSHVQVGSSFVESSQLQFVNGERIPDFTCPLKRKRQDGPLGAEDQKRDEKVPLLVLKGDAASGPEEGTSAMPLKRQRNESTTNGPVANDDLLQILALDPKKYKDYSYEKKKQFLREYFHKKPYPSRKEVELLSLFLKMERINVALFFGTRRYNCLKAIEVHRPTVLLGFDMSELKNVKHRLNFECEPKSSA